Part of the Desulfobacteraceae bacterium genome, CGTGCAGTACCACGACGGGCACAACTGCGGCATTTGCTCCGCAGTCTGTCCCTACGGGTTAAAGGCGCTAAAAAATGCATCGGCTGGAAAACGAAATACCCAACCAAAACGCCCGTGACCCTGCAAGGCGGCCCTGACTGCTGGCCGCTAAAATCCCGCAGTTTTGTTGATGGGCTTCCCAACGCCAAAAACTTCGAAATGAAACGTTTTTAGGCGCCGGTATCGGTATTGCCCAGCAGCTGGGCTTTCTGGTGGATCAAGGTTCCGAGGGTGATGGTGTCCAGGCGCTGGAACATCGCCTTGCTGGCCTCGATCCAGACCCAGCGAGAGAGACAATCCCCGGCGCGGTTGCAGATTCCGCAAAGTTTGTCGTTGCGCTCGGCGCAGTCGGTGATGGCTGTTTTTTCCTCCAACACCCGGACGATGTCCCCGATTCTGATCTCTTCGGGGGCCTTGGCCAGCATGTGTCCGCCGAAAGGTCCCCGCTGGCTGTTGATGAAACCCGCCTCCTTGAGCTTTCGAATCAGCTTCTC contains:
- a CDS encoding Rrf2 family transcriptional regulator, producing the protein MRLTTKSRYGTRMLLDLALHADKGPVPLGDIAKRQNISLKYLEKLIRKLKEAGFINSQRGPFGGHMLAKAPEEIRIGDIVRVLEEKTAITDCAERNDKLCGICNRAGDCLSRWVWIEASKAMFQRLDTITLGTLIHQKAQLLGNTDTGA